One part of the Glycine soja cultivar W05 chromosome 11, ASM419377v2, whole genome shotgun sequence genome encodes these proteins:
- the LOC114377132 gene encoding heavy metal-associated isoprenylated plant protein 3-like, which yields MCLLFPCYIYPHFAIKFHTYHYYQYSSHNTTTMAAKKKNGGGNGNNKENEDSTITVVLKVEMHCDGCASKIIKHLRCFQGVETVKADSDAGKVTVTGKVDPTKVRDNLAEKIRKKVELVSPQPKKEQENEKENKDAKANNKSENNKTQDKKTKDKEVVTTAVLKLALHCQGCLDRIGKTVLKTKGVQEMAIDKEKEMVTVKGTMDVKALAENLMEKLKRRVEVVPPKKDKEGGGGDDEKEVSGKKKNKGGGGGDKNENIEDGIEKIEYNRMEYLAPPAFGFGYGPYGGGYGHGHGHGHGNIGGYSYVPVYPEQMHFHLHAPPPQIFSDENPNACSVM from the exons ATGTGCTTATTGTTTCCCTGCTATATATACCCACATTTCGCCATAAAGTTTCACACTTACCACTACTACCAATACTCCTCGCACAACACAACCACAATGGCCGCG aagaagaagaatggcgGCGGAAACGGCAACAACAAGGAGAACGAAGACAGCACCATCACCGTCGTCTTGAAGGTCGAAATGCACTGCGACGGTTGCGCTTCCAAAATCATCAAACACCTCCGCTGTTTCCAAG GTGTGGAGACGGTGAAGGCTGATAGCGACGCCGGGAAGGTGACCGTGACCGGAAAAGTGGACCCCACGAAAGTGAGGGATAACCTGGCGGAGAAGATAAGGAAGAAGGTGGAACTGGTGTCTCCGCAGCCCAAGAAGGAGCAGGAGAACGAGAAAGAGAACAAGGATGCTAAGGCAAACAACAAATCCGAGAATAACAAAACCCAGGACAAAAAAACCAAGGACAAAGAG GTGGTAACCACCGCTGTTCTGAAGCTGGCATTGCATTGCCAGGGTTGCCTAGACAGGATTGGCAAAACTGTGTTGAAAACCAAAg GAGTGCAAGAAATGGCCATTGACAAGGAAAAGGAAATGGTGACTGTGAAAGGGACAATGGATGTTAAGGCTCTGGCAGAGAATCTCATGGAGAAGCTGAAGAGGAGGGTTGAGGTGGTTCCTccaaagaaagacaaggaaggtggtggtggtgatgatgaGAAGGAAGTAtcagggaagaagaagaacaagggtggtggtggaggagacaaGAATGAGAATATTGAAGATGGAATAGAGAAAATAGAGTATAACAGAATGGAGTATTTGGCACCACCTGCTTTTGGCTTTGGTTATGGACCTTATGGTGGTGGTTATGGACATGGACATGGGCATGGGCATGGCAACATTGGTGGGTATAGCTATGTGCCAGTGTACCCGGAGCAGATGCACTTTCACTTGCATGCACCACCACCACAAATTTTCAGTGATGAAAACCCGAATGCTTGTTCTGTCATGTGA